One Deinococcus sp. LM3 genomic region harbors:
- a CDS encoding bifunctional precorrin-2 dehydrogenase/sirohydrochlorin ferrochelatase, with translation MSLLPAFLDLHGARAVVVGGGPVALRRARTLLGSGAQVQVIAPDLHPDLAALPVQALRRTYRPGDLSGAALAVAATSVPDVNAQVVSDARTLGIPVNDASDAPRGTLRFAATAEHAGMQVAVNTGRELPMLSQALAERVVALLPTQTQLNDWTGRREAALTQPEPQRASALAALREDIRRAVGVPA, from the coding sequence GTGAGCCTCCTACCCGCCTTCCTGGACCTGCACGGTGCGCGCGCCGTCGTGGTGGGCGGCGGCCCCGTGGCGCTGCGCCGCGCTCGTACCCTGCTGGGCAGCGGCGCGCAGGTCCAGGTCATCGCCCCGGACCTGCACCCGGACCTCGCGGCCCTTCCGGTGCAGGCGCTGCGCCGCACCTACCGTCCGGGCGACCTGAGCGGCGCGGCGCTGGCCGTCGCCGCCACCAGCGTCCCGGACGTGAACGCGCAGGTCGTGAGCGACGCCCGCACCCTGGGCATTCCCGTCAACGACGCCAGCGACGCCCCGCGCGGCACCCTGCGCTTCGCCGCCACCGCCGAGCACGCCGGGATGCAGGTCGCCGTGAACACCGGCCGGGAACTGCCGATGCTCTCGCAGGCCCTCGCGGAGCGCGTGGTGGCCCTGCTGCCCACCCAGACGCAATTGAACGACTGGACCGGCCGCCGCGAGGCCGCCCTGACCCAGCCGGAACCGCAGCGGGCGTCGGCGCTCGCCGCGCTGCGCGAGGACATCCGCCGCGCCGTTGGGGTGCCCGCATGA